One Natator depressus isolate rNatDep1 chromosome 26, rNatDep2.hap1, whole genome shotgun sequence genomic window, CCAGGAACCCGATTAGTCTGTaatcttcccctttcccctgcccccctccctacAGTAGCAGCAAGGTTTACATCAGCCCCTAGGAAGCTCTGTGGTAGTAATGAGAAGCCTTTCTTCCCTCCCAGCCTTGTGTAGGGAATCCTGGCTGGCTTTATTCCAAGAATCTAGGTCCCACCCCAGCTCTTCTGGTCACTGGCCAGGCTACCCCTCAACATGGCAGCAGTCAGAGAGGATGCTACATACATGTGTGTAAGACCCCTTAAAGATTTCTAAATAAACTCCTGCTtcaactgccctgccctccccttgaAAGCTTGGCAGATCTCCTTCCTGCCTCATGACTGTTTGTCCTCTGCCCAAAGTCTACTTTGCTTCTGGGAAATAAGCCTTGTTCTCACCACACCCTCCTCTTTCTCCTTAGCTGGAACTTTCACCTTTGCTCCCCTCTGGGCAAATGTTTATTTGGACAAATGCAAGCCGCATGTGGATTGCATAGCGCCTTTCTGGTTCTGTCCTGCAAAGAGCCAAGCTGATCAGTACAGGGTTTGGGTGGAGCTGGGGTGCAGCAGTGTGATGCACCAGGCATTAAAAATAAAGTAGAacttcagaattacaaacaccttgggactGGAGGTTGTTCCTAATGGTGAAACATTTGTAACTCGGACCAAAACGTTACGGttcttctttcaaaaatttacagctgaacatagacttaatacagctttgaaactttcctatgcagaagaaaaatgctgcctttaactatcttaaatgaaacaagcaccaaaacagtttccttatcgtgtcaatttttttaaactttccctttttttagtagttcgtttaacacagtactgtacagttTTGGGGGATTTGTCTCTGcggctgcctgattgtgtacttccggttccaaatgaggtgtgtggttgaccaatcagttcgtaactctgatgtTCCCCTGTATGCAAACTCTCTCTGCTCCTAGCATTAAGGTTGCAGATACAACGTAGtatattttccattttgcaaACTATTTGTATTCAAATTAAAAAGCCTCAGATAAACCAACTGATGGTACATACAAGTTATAAGCCTGGTTACCGCTTTAACTTTTGGGTACACGGCTGTAAGGATGGATTAACAACATGGATTAACCAGGTCTGGAAACGTAAGCTGAAAAGTCACCAAACCCCAGCTTTCAATTTTTCCCCAAACAGTAAATTTTCTCTtgaagaaaagggggggggtgtcagggggagggaggagaagatgaATAATTAATAGCCTCCAGGCAGCCCCTAAATTGTTCTATTTTCTACTCTCACAGAAGTCAACCATTTCCCATACAtcctttttttaatatgaaatctTCACTTATGCCCAAACCATGAGTAGTGATGAAGAACTGTGGGTTCTTTCAGGGGACACTGGTTCCAAAGACTAATAATGACCATTTAAATATTGAATGTTAACTGTTGCTGCTGATTATTTTAGCTATTATGGGATTGTCAGTAGAGCATGATCACTATGCATCCTGAGCTCTGGCTTTATCAATGACCTTAATGCTTTGTACACTGAGCGACTAAGCAGCATGGAACAGGTTTCCAGGTCTGGTTAACAAAGAAGTCCTCCCATTTATATACTTACCCAGCAGCCCAAACTCTTGTTTTTGGGTTGAAAAAGGATGGTCtattaaagatttaaaataaaacaaagacttCTAAGAGGAGGCACATTCCCATTTAATTAATTAGGACATTAAATTAGTATAGTGCTTACTTTGGTTGAATGTCAGGGATAGTTTCCAGCCTTGAGACTTTGCAGAAACATTGATCATGATTGTTTTCTGTGACTCGCATATGGCCTAATTACTACATGGCCCCTTCAGCATCACGTTGTAAGGCACATGTTCCTTGGTAATCATAATGTAAGCTATTGATCGTGGGCAAGGGGGGTTTCAGGCAGCATAGCAGAGCTGGAAGAAATCATCAATAGTAATACAATTGCTGTGTGTATTCACTACCAGCAGATGGAGCTCAGCTCACTGAAATCATATTAGCATTAGCTAAACTACTCCTCTCACTCTGCTGCTACTGTATAATGCCATTTGTGAGCAGATCTAAGATCTGTAACTTAGGTGACATTACCAAAGGTTCACTAGAGTTCAGCCAATCTCCTCTCCCCCATGATTACACCCTCCAATAACAGGGAGCAATCATGCAAGTTGATTATCCCCATGTTCTCTGATCTGTGAAAAGTAGCTTCTCCAAGAAAATTGCATTTCACCAAAACAACCATTATATGCTAAGTTCAGTGCCTAGAGTGCATTGCTGTGCACAGGAGACTCAGCGTTAACTTACTAGAGCAGGGTCTCCCCCACGTCTTGGCAGACCAGTCCTTAACAGGATCCGTCAGATGCCATCATTCCAATgcctgtccccacaacagacagcACAAACACCCCCTTGCCTTGCTGCTTATTTAGGGAATCAGCCGTTGAGGAGCACAGAGTTGTTTACCTTATTAATTCATTGATTTTTACCCCCCCCCGACCCTGTAACCATGGTTTTGTCAGGCAAGCTGGTGTGTTTGGAACTGAGATAGCTTCTTCCTGTTGTATCACAAACCTGAATTTGAGAAATTTGGAAAAAGAACATTCGATCCAACTATCACATTCTGCTCCCACGACAGAAATCACCTGCCCTCTTTCCCTGTTATGTATACCGACTTCAGGATGACCAACACCCCAGCTATTTTAGTGACTTGAGCCCACCTATGcctggggagggatgaggggaagagaggagaaacAGCCAATAGTTTAAGTTTTTGTGGAAGGAGCTTTTTTGCAGATGTAGTCTGGGGTGCCTCCAGTTCAGATGATCCTTGCCAGTTCTCATTATCAAAGACAAAAGCAAGTGGCTAAAGGTTCCTCTGCTCTTGTCTAGCAAAGTGCAATGATGACCATCAGCCAGATACCCTTACTAAAATAACCAAAGGAGAGGTTGATGCTGGAGCAGCGGGGCATTTATTGGAATTACATTGGTCTGCTGTTATCACTAGCAAGACACCACAGCTGTTCATCTTCATATAACACTTGCATTACCAAAGCAGAGATTCGTATCACCCAGGTAGATGGAGTTTACTAACCAAGAATACAGTACAATTGTAATATGCCCCCCCCCGAGCTGGTTCTGCTTTACAAAAAGGAGTCTGGCGTAATAATTGTAACATGCCGCTAATGCCTAACTGAGCTGATTGTTGCTTTAGCCAGGCGATGGTTCCAATGACTCAGGCTGACTCACAAAAGGAGTCACATTCTACTCAGCATCCATGTCCACTTTTAATTTTACAGTAATCAGAAATATCCAGGTTCAATATATCCATAAAATGAGCAAATTTTAAATATGTACAGGTATAGGAGgccaaaattaaataataaaaaaccccacacttttCAGTCTCTTCCTATACAAATCTACCAGGAAGATAGTTTCCACTGAAATATACAaggaattgtttaaaaaaagtattcCAACAGTACTCATTATCGGGTAGTTTTAAGAATCAGATGATTAGATTTAAAAAGACAAGTCTGATCTcagactttattttaaaacaacaaaacagtttAATTTGAAAGCCCAGGTCACTGCCGTTCTGCACGTTCCCTAGCAAGATGTTCCCATGTAAAAGGCATGTTTGCAAGTTTGTGCTAGAGTGGTGTTTGGGACCCTGGCAGATGCCATCCTGCTGCCAACTGTGGGCAGAAAGCAGGCACAGCATGCAACGGAGGATGCCCTTTTTAAGCAAGGAAAACAGAGCAGCAAAACCTCTCTCAACTGTTATTCTCTCAATCTCTCCACTGAAGATACTGCAGGCCTTTCTTCTTTTGTCTCTTCCAGCGCAGTGTTTATTCTCCTCAGTGAAAACCAGACAGCAACTGATGTTAGTTTAATTGTAACTGCTAGATGAGCTATTCTGATCACAAGATATTAGCTAACAAATGGAGGTTACCATGATAATCAAGGGCTTGTGGTCTATACAAATTGCTCTGGCAGTCTAGCCAAGCCCTGACTGCATGGCAAAGCTCCTGCACAGGGTTCCACAGTGTGGATGAGGGATATTTTTACTGAAGCACCAAACCCAGCCCATGTCTGCTCTCCAGCccttcataaaaataaaatgctgccttACTAAAGAGCACAAACCCTAACTGTAGGACACAGCCATGGGATAAGTTACAGCTTAGAGCATTTTAAgagatttatttacatatttacaaTATAACTTAATTTATAGAGGGTATTTTAAATGGGATGTGTCCTTTGTATGTTCTCGCTGCTAATAAAACAATCTGGAATTGATTGATAAGGCCCCCTGGGGACAGCTGAAAGCCTTGGTGTGAACACACTGCTCACCCAGTTGTTGGGTTAGACGAGGTTCAGAGGAAAGGAGTCTTCCCCTGTTGGTGCCCTTGTTCCATGGTCCTTGCTGGCGCAGGGCTAGACTCCATTGGCACTGGCCTTGCTGCTCTGAGATGCCTCCATTTTGGTCTAGGGTAAGAGAAAATTATAGACTTAAAACCCCCAGTAGCAGTCTGAATGTGTTCATTAACATTCAATAAAGACTAAGGTTTTCAAAGCAGTTTAGGGTATTGATACATCTTCCATTAAATGAACCAATATCTATTAGTAATTATTGATGTGGGAAAGAGTGGTTTTGGCAGACAGCTTGTGTTTACCTATTAAAATACCATGTGTTAGAAACAAGACCAGCAGATTTCGCCAGTTAGGCTAAAGAACATTTTTCCTTTAATGAAAAAACTCAGACCAAAATTAACAAACgcgggtgcctaaagttaggttcctaatcCCATATTCAGACAGCTAGATAGAAGTCAAGGGTGCATGGATTTCCCATTGTAGAAAGAATGGGCAAGGAAGAGGGCAAGCTCTCTGCAGTTCTTCAGATCTTTTAAAAGGCTCAGTCTAGAACTTCCTTAGTTAAACAAACCCACAAAACCTGGCCTAGGTCTGCTTCAGAGCTCACCTCTCCTGGAGGAGGCTTGACAGATACTCCAGGGACTGGTAACTTCTCTGATGGCTGTGATATAAATTCTTCTCCCTtcaagagaaaaatataaaaaggtGTTTTAACAATCATGGAATCATGGAACATGGAAGAGGTCTACTTGGGCCCCAGACAGGCCACTTCCCTGCCAGAACACAGTCGTTCCCTGTGATGCACTTCTAATTTTAATGTCAGATGCTGGGGATTCCATTTCTTCagttgggagactattccacagccaATATCTATTAGGAaatctttctagtttttaaacTTAAGCTTTCCATTTCTGAACTTAAACTACTGCTGCTATTTGACCCCCTTGTATCACACACTAAGTCACTCATCCCAGCTTTGGTGATCAGACATTCCTGAACTGGCATGCCTGGCTGAATGCAGAGTTTCACATGCTAATCTGCCCCCAACTCCTCCAATTCTTGTGGCTAACACCCTCAGGAGAATGTCACCTGGGGAGGAGCTTGTAACATGATTCAGAATTTAAACCACCCTCTCACAGGTGAAATGTGagcacaagcagcagcaggtGACTGTCTAGTTTATGGAAAATGAGTTTGAATAACTAAGGATCTCacaagtgctctcctactggaaGACGGTGGTGATTTTGTTTTGAACAGTCAGCAGTGTTTCCAGCGCTAGTGCAAGAAGTGATGCCACTGCAGCTTCCTCTGCCTTTTCAACATCCTCTCCTTCCTTGGCAAAGGAAGCACTGCTGTTGCAACAGTGTGACAAACAGAAAAACTTGCCTATCCCAAGAGTTTCTATTTCAGCGCACTACTCAGAGTTAGTGGCTAAGGATGCCAGACTAAAAGGCCACCTACTTCCATACTTTGCTAAGGTACGTTCACACTCATACTTCCCAAACCTGCAGCATTTCATATAAATCTGGTACGCATTTGTAAAGAGTCATTTTCTGACCTTTCTTCCTTGCACAATGGGTGCAGAATCCACTAAGATTTCTTTAGGTTCAAGAACTGATGTTTCTGCAGCAGCGTCACTAACCCGaacctaaggaaaaaaaaaaaaaaaaaactactcaaAATTGCTGTTCGTATTTTATGCAGACTATgaggagactccaggccagtaaGTACCTGGGCAAAAGTTTAGTTATTTAGCACCATGTGTCTTGCATTGTTCAGGTTCAATCtcaatcaaagtctgcttttcaaGAACAATTAGAATATTAATAAGAAAAATGCAAGCAAAAAAATAACTCACCTACGCATTTGACATATCTGTCTGGGCAGAAATCTGTCCAATTTGCATAATGGATATATGCTTCACACCATTATTTACACTGCAGGAGCACTTAAAGCGTGCCAGGAACTGTACAGATATAGGAAGACTAAGTCCCTGGAGTTACATGTTAAAGGATGGATTTTCAGTGATGCTAAGTAACCCACAACTCCACCTGAAGTCAACTGAagcagtgagtgctcagcacctttgcaaATCAGGCCCCCAAGTCAGTTATTTAGACACTTCAAATACACCATGCAGGTATTTTCACCTCAAAGATCAAAACTCAAGTTTGCCAGCTTGCAAATTATATTAAACCCCAAACCAGGTCTATGAATGGAACATGCCATTGGAGGAAGTACTGGACTACTAAAAACGGCTAGACTGCtgctgtgctgagaccactgggACTGAGCcggctgaccaatattgtctcattgttttcttgtgccCCGCCCATCAGCCTGTCTGTATTCATCTGTTGTCTCGTCTTATACTTAccttgtaatctctttggggcaggactcTTTTTGTTGTTCTGGGTTCATAGaacacctagcacaaaggggtctgggtccatgactggggctcgtAAGTACTATGGTAAAACAAATACTATTCATACATGCATTTTCTAAAGCGACTGTGCAATTACTGCTGTTTCTAATATCTAAGCAGCTCTCCCAAGTCTTTCATTTGGGATGGGAGCCCTAAAAAACATTAGCTGTTTTACCACAATCAGAGTTTGTTAATCTGTTAGCTTCCAGCATGGTGACTAGTTTACTAAGACAGCCATAAAAATTCAGACACATTGTCACTACAGAAGGCAGCTGGGAAATGTCCCATTTGGCTTGAGGACACCAAGATGGCATCATCTAGCCATTATGGTGAACCTGCTGTTTTAGACGGGTGTCTAGTAGACTGTATGGCAGGACATGCACTATGGGTGACTGAGGTTTGGTGAGTAACTAAATCCTTCATTTGTGATCCTTATGAAAGATCTTGTTTTGTTAAATGGGACCGTGTCCTCAGGCTAACTGCTATTCAGCCCACTCACCTCATTCTGTGACACCTGAATGGGTTTCGGCTTCACGTCTATCAAGTACAAGGCAcgagaaagcagcagcagagaaggagGAACATTCTCCTTTAGATGTAGATCTAGCCACTGTAGAacatggggggagaggagggttaTTTAGAATCGGTTCATAAATCAACAGTTTAAACACCAATTCACTGAGGAGAATACTCTAGCACTGTagagcacctttcatcctgaaggactCCAGAACACGTGACAGATTTGAACCTCTATTAGCTTAGTTGCCTCCCTCTAGAGGTGAAAGACAACAGCTATTTACCAGCTCACAGTAGCAACAAACAGTTTCAAAGGGCAGTGAAGACTACTGCATCCAGCTGAAGCTGGAGAGAAAGTCTAGAAAGGTAGACTAGTTACTTACACAGAAGTTGACTGCAAGACTGGTGGTTAACATCCCTACTTTTGAAAGATCGCCATAGGAAAATTAAGTGTTCAAGCTTCTACTTTACATTTTATCCAAAATACAGCACCTGCAGCATCGATGGCCCTGACCCTGTGCAGAATAAGGCCCCATTCTGCATtcatctggctgatgaatcttgcccatatcctcagggtttagctgatcgccatatttgggatcgggaaggaattttcctccagggcagattggaaggccctggaggtttttcgccttcctctgtagcatggggcacgggtcacttgctggaggattctctgctccttgaagtctttaaactacgatttgaggacttcaatagcacagatataggtgtgaggttttttttgtaggagtggtgggtgaaattctgtggcctgcgttgtgcaggaggtcagactagatgatcataatggtcccttctgacctaaatatctatgaatcaatACGGAGTCCcagggatgggaggaggggagtgcCACATGGAAATAGCTGCCACCaatactggcaatttttaaatcaagatcagataTTTTTCTAAGTGATCTGCTCTCGGAATTATTTTGTGGACAGTCTCTGGCTTGTGTTTTGTAGGTCAGGTCAGATCACAAATGGTCCCTTCTCACCATGGAATCTGTGAATCCCAACACAGACAAATTACAATGTCTCATCTGCCCCGTTCCAGCACTGCTCTCTTTTAAATATGCCAGGTCTTTGCTAATCCCCTGGGTTCCTGTGTCCTGTTCCTGACAGGTATGTGCACTTGGCACTCCTCAGCCACCATCTTCTTCAACAGGGCCTTAGCATAAGTGGTATGTTTTGTGTTTTACAGTTCAGTTATGCAGATGAGGATCAACAACAAAACAGTGGCATGAATCTTCAGGGCAAGGCCAGCCATCTGTCAAAGCTAGTTTATTTGAAGACTGAACACCTGACATGGTCCCTTTAAGTAAAATATAAGCTCTGGGTGCAATTTGCCAAGACTTTAGTAGCAGGCAAGGCCCTACTTGCCTGACTGAGTTGTTCTTTCAGCTGTTCCTCTGTGAGACCCAGTGATCTCATTCCTCTGGCCCTGCACGCACTCTGCAGTTCGGACACACTTAGCCCATTAACACCTTCCTTAGCAATcatctgaaaggaaaaggaacatTCACATCCAGGACTCCAGAAGCCCAAACCCTAGTTTATTCCTTAAGTCTGGTACCGAAGAGATGCCTGCTTGTATTGGAGGGGAGTAGAGAATAAACAAAGGAATATCTACTGATACCAAGAGGTAAGACAACAACACTGGGGTTCAGCAGACAACCCGTTTCTGACTGCCTAGCTGCATGCTGAACACAGTTAAAGGCGAGGAATaaccttgggcctgatcctccaaacACTTACACGTGCAGTTACTGCACTCTTGTGGGGGGCCCTACTGAACTGTAATGCAACCACTCACAGGGTAAAGTAACTCACGTGCACAAggattttcaggattgggcctttatTTGTAAAAATGGACCTATCATCACATACGTGTAAGTCAGAGGTGGGCAGGAGCCACTTAATTAGTTATGTCACAGCATCATTTCTAACAAAAAGCCTCCAGATCCTTCATTCCAGTCTCATGGTAGTGCCAGATTTCCTCATTTACCAAGCTCCCAAGCTCGGACAGCGACAGAAAGGAGTTTGGCATCAGTGCACTCTGAATTCACATTGCTAGTTACGTAATAGAAATGGCCCAAAGTTTCTGTAGAACCAAGTATGATAAAACTGAAGTAGTATAAGAGACGGGGCTCCACAATCATTCATTGCTACAGGCTACTGAGATCCTAGGAGGCCACCTTCTTAATTCTTAACAGCAAGAGTCTCATCTGAGATGTGCTCCTTGGTAGAGCTGACAGAAGGCACTGGAGAGCTGAACTGCCAACACTCTGCTTCCTTAGAGTCCCATGGGGTAATCCTCCTCTTACTAATAGTAACATCACCCCTCTCCCCGTTAATGTAGGCAGCAGCATACCGATAACACGAGATAGGCAAACTGCAGatcagagagaggaagtgacttgcagAATCagaactagaacccaggtctccagtaCTAACATCAGATCACACTGCgtctgttttatttgttttagtcTCTTACTTCATCATCTGCTTTTATAGACCTGAGCTGCATCAAAAGCTGGAAGCGGAGTAGGTTATTGGTGCCAATGGGCTGTAGTTCAAGCAGTTTGCAGAGGGCTACCAGCTGTGGCCGTTCTAAGTGTTCAAGGGTCAGCTCATCCTCAAAGAGCTTGGAGAAGCGCACAatctcctgggtgctgggctGGTGGCCAGCATGACGAACCTGCGCAACAAACCCAAGGCATCAGATAGGAATGTACCTcaaaagccagtggcagagctggaaacagaaactAGGCAGCCTGAATCCAGTCCTCACTCTAACACTCCCCCCAAATCATTTCACTTTAGCGCTTTTTGCTGGTGGCCACTAAACTGCTGTTGTTCAAGCCTAGGGTCTGAAAACAGAAGACTATTTCTAATATGCTCTCAGAATGGCCACTTGAAGAACTTCATTatgtaaagaaaaggaggacttgtggcaccttagagactaacaaatgtatttgagcataagctttcgtgagctacagctcacttcatcggatgtattcagtgtattttccgacgaagtgagctgtagctcacgaaagctcacgctcaaatacatttgttagtctctaaggtgccacaagtcctccttttctttttgtgaatacagattaacacgtctgctactctgaaacctgtcactatgtaAAGAGTTTTTCTGCTGGTTAAAATTAGAATTAAGAGAAGACAGTAACTTATCTGGACACAGGTTCCCCAGATAGCTGGGGTCACAAGGCTTCCCCAAGGCACTGGCCACAAAAGGGCAATCAGTTTACCAATATCCCTCAGCATTTATACATGCCTGGTAGCAAGGCTCTGCGAGCTTTCAAGTTTGAACAGTAAGCACAACAGCTGCAGCTTTCTTACAGATAGATGGACAGGAACAACTTTCTTCCTCCATttagcatttgtttgttttaaaacagaccaTTGCCACCCACTGAAACTTGCAATCAAGGAATTGCAGCTTCTCTAATCCTGGGCTTGTCAGATAAGTTTGCCAGTGCAGTTACAGTTCACAGAATGGTTTAACAGCAATATTGTGATTGTTTCTGTACAGGTTACAAAACATTTCACACACGCAGGAAGGTGGGCGAGAATATAATCTGTATATCTAGTTTGCAAGCTTGCTTTACAGATTGGCTACAGATTTGTGTGTCATACAAATCCCATACTTCCTTATCTCCCAGCACAAGACCCTTCAAAGTTGTATCTACCCACCTTGCTGCCCTGCTACACAGGACTGCAGACACCTTTTCTAGCCCCTCCAGCTTATTTTACTACTGGCGGTACCTGTTGCACATAGGAAGAGAACTGCTTGGTGGCCTCTCCCGTatctgctttgttccttctggcCATCTCTGTAATAGTCTCCTGCAGGAATTTTGCCAGCTCTAATGTGGCGCttagtttctttttctgtttttcttccttaAGTTAGGAAACAAAAAGTAGTTAGAGGCTCATCTTGAACTCCAGAAGAGAGAAGGTTGAGTTAAGTTCCCTTCCTTTTGTTACTGAAGGCCTTTTGTTAATTACCCCTGTGCCTCTCAAAACCTAACTTACTTTTCATCATTGCTGCTGACTACTCTTGGCACTTGGGCTTGGACAACTAAAGTACATGCATCAGTTTCAATCCCGCTTACTAGACAGATGCTGTAAATACAAGGTTTTTTTTACTGAATATTCTTCTGTGTAGCTCTGCATATGTGAATCCACTTTGAGTAAGAGTGTTGGACCCAGTTGCACAGAGAGGCAAGGCTGAACTGATTTACAGTTGTGGGTGCTAATCAGTTGCCCATGTGGTAACAAAGATGTTTTGATTAGTTAGTATCAGACACTACAGCAAGAAACAATAGCTGAAATCTGGGTCACTTATCAGCTGCAAAAGAAGTGAGCTAGTAGTAGGCAGAGAATACCCCAGTTGTATGATATTGATGAGGGCCGGGAAGTTGATAGGGCTAATGTGCCACACAGAACGAGCCTTTATGGTTTCAAGTGGTTTTGGTTGAAGAGTAaagggcaaattctgcccttctAAGTATGGGAAATccccatgaaagtcaatgaaaACTGTCCACACGTGACACTAGCATTTTGGCCCAAGTTAGATCCTCGAGAGAGGAGGAGATTATCAACATTTTGGTTGAGTGAAAACCTAACAGTATTTAACTCCTGCCTTCACACTCTCAGCATGTCTTATCTACTGACTCTGCCTTTGAGTGATAAAGGGCACCTGATTAAAATGATCCTATGCAGACCCTTAATTTTCTGTGGCTATCTAACCAAACATAGTTAAGGGTTCTATTTCAGGGCCGATCATGTAGTCTGAAACATTACTCTGaactggaaggggaaaaaaaaataaatacctcTAAACTATTAAGGATGGAAGAAAGAGAAATtgggagaggaaacaggagaGAAAGTCAACCCACTCTGGGCACAATGCTTGTTAAACCCTACAGTTTTCTTGTACTACTCCTGTCTTCAATCAGTTATCAAGTAACCTTGCTGCAGACCCCTTCTATCTATCCACTCCTCTGACCCTAATCACTATAATATCCGAGTGTCTCAAAATCATTCATGGATTTTATCCTTACAGTAAtatccccttaaaaaaaaaaaaaaaaacagggtagATTAAGAGACTTGGTCAAGGTCATAGAAGAAGTCTGAGCAAAGaattgaatgcaggtctcctgagtgctCTATCCACTGACTAGACCAATCTTCCTACACTTGCTTAACCTCACTATTCCACGATGAATACTGAAGAACAATTAATCATGGCATGATGTTTAGTCAGCTGCTAGCAGTATGGCTCAGGCTAGTTGATTTCCCAATATACTTCTAGAGTTGCCATCCACAATCCTAGTTAATGGAGTCTGAATTATTGAAGCAGTCTGCTTTCTCAACAGCCCAGTACACAAACCTTTTTTGATTCCGTCTCAAAAGTTGAGGgcaacatttcaggaaagagttTCAGAAATACAGGTAACAGGAACTCCATGAATGGCACAATGATGAACACCAAGAAGGGAAC contains:
- the LETM2 gene encoding LETM1 domain-containing protein LETM2, mitochondrial isoform X1; its protein translation is MAFYSCNIVLAIARSSFRGPHLLVHSSCSPYSSSVAFVQLMDSHLNRIYMKDSENQQLLYCTQLAPGLPHLRTKAVRTLHTSAYWHQELKDESQLHQSTINQDNEHAKTLSDQSTETGVEKKSLRQRIVDELKHYYNGFHLLWIDTKVAARMVWRLLHGQVLTRRERRRLLRTCADLFRLVPFLVFIIVPFMEFLLPVFLKLFPEMLPSTFETESKKEEKQKKKLSATLELAKFLQETITEMARRNKADTGEATKQFSSYVQQVRHAGHQPSTQEIVRFSKLFEDELTLEHLERPQLVALCKLLELQPIGTNNLLRFQLLMQLRSIKADDEMIAKEGVNGLSVSELQSACRARGMRSLGLTEEQLKEQLSQWLDLHLKENVPPSLLLLSRALYLIDVKPKPIQVSQNEVRVSDAAAETSVLEPKEILVDSAPIVQGRKGEEFISQPSEKLPVPGVSVKPPPGETKMEASQSSKASANGV